A single genomic interval of Helicobacter jaachi harbors:
- a CDS encoding PLP-dependent cysteine synthase family protein: MLYHSSLELIGHTPLVELSHIVIPNNNRIFAKLESFNPAGGVKDRVALHILETLKSAGKLTPDSIIIEATAGNMGLGIAFVAQHFGCKALLVVPDKFSIEKQVLMRALGAEIIHTPKELGMQGAIDKAKELLARTPNALSLNQFENPQNPNAHYLTTAVEIYNDMQTLKGHREHIFDFFVCGAGSGGSFSGIMHYLKEQDSAIQGVLCDPVGSIIGGGIEGCAHIEGIGNNFIPHTMDMSLVSSVQKISDEEAYEGVRILARKEGLLCGISSGACLQACLKLAQTTQNSLIVTLFADSLSRYFSRNLI; the protein is encoded by the coding sequence ATGCTCTACCATTCAAGCCTTGAGCTTATTGGACACACACCGCTTGTAGAGCTTTCTCACATTGTAATCCCAAACAATAATCGCATTTTTGCTAAACTTGAAAGCTTTAATCCCGCTGGTGGCGTTAAAGACAGAGTGGCTCTGCATATTCTTGAAACGCTTAAAAGTGCGGGCAAACTCACGCCAGATTCTATAATCATTGAAGCTACTGCCGGAAATATGGGACTAGGCATTGCCTTTGTCGCTCAACACTTTGGCTGCAAGGCTTTGCTCGTGGTGCCAGATAAATTCTCAATCGAAAAGCAAGTGCTTATGCGCGCGCTTGGTGCGGAGATTATCCACACGCCTAAAGAGCTAGGTATGCAAGGCGCGATTGATAAAGCAAAGGAGCTATTAGCACGCACGCCAAATGCTTTAAGCCTTAATCAATTTGAGAATCCACAAAATCCAAACGCGCATTATCTCACCACAGCAGTGGAGATTTATAATGATATGCAAACGCTCAAAGGGCATAGGGAGCATATTTTTGATTTTTTTGTGTGCGGTGCGGGTAGTGGAGGGAGCTTTAGCGGCATTATGCATTATTTAAAAGAGCAAGATAGTGCTATTCAAGGCGTGCTATGCGACCCTGTTGGTTCAATCATCGGCGGAGGTATAGAGGGCTGTGCGCATATTGAGGGGATTGGCAATAACTTTATCCCACACACTATGGATATGTCGCTAGTTAGTAGCGTGCAAAAAATAAGCGATGAGGAGGCTTATGAGGGTGTGAGAATCTTGGCGCGCAAAGAGGGATTGCTATGTGGCATTTCATCAGGAGCATGCCTGCAAGCCTGCCTCAAACTAGCCCAAACAACGCAAAATAGCCTAATTGTTACACTATTTGCCGATAGCTTAAGCCGCTATTTTAGCCGCAACTTAATTTAA